One window from the genome of [Mycobacterium] stephanolepidis encodes:
- a CDS encoding DNA-3-methyladenine glycosylase I, giving the protein MPNKEPSRCSWAADPPGSTLYADYHDNEWGRPLYGRDALFERLCLEAFQSGLAWITILRKREGFRRAFDGFTPEKVARYDDKDVTRLMADVDIVRNRAKIESAISNARVVLDLDTDLSDLLWSFAPKRRARPQRLSDVPAVTEESTAMAKELKRRGFRFVGPTTAYALMQATGMVDDHVRSCWVPRVETAPSGRSS; this is encoded by the coding sequence ATGCCGAATAAGGAGCCCTCGCGCTGTTCCTGGGCCGCCGACCCGCCCGGGTCGACGTTGTACGCCGACTATCACGACAACGAGTGGGGACGCCCGCTGTACGGGCGTGACGCGTTGTTCGAGCGGCTGTGCTTGGAGGCCTTCCAGAGCGGCCTGGCGTGGATCACCATCTTGCGCAAACGTGAGGGGTTCCGCCGTGCGTTCGACGGCTTCACACCGGAGAAGGTTGCCCGGTATGACGACAAGGACGTGACGCGGCTGATGGCCGACGTCGACATCGTGCGGAACCGCGCCAAGATCGAGTCGGCCATATCCAATGCCCGGGTCGTCCTCGATCTGGACACCGATCTTTCGGACCTGTTGTGGTCGTTCGCGCCGAAACGCCGCGCCCGGCCGCAACGTCTTTCCGACGTGCCCGCAGTGACCGAGGAGAGCACGGCGATGGCCAAAGAACTCAAACGTCGGGGGTTCCGTTTTGTGGGTCCTACCACGGCATATGCCCTGATGCAGGCCACCGGGATGGTCGACGATCATGTGCGCTCCTGCTGGGTTCCGCGAGTCGAAACCGCCCCCTCCGGAAGGTCCAGTTGA
- a CDS encoding AraC family transcriptional regulator produces MLISRHLTGVMSLSGGQRIDRHWHEVHQIVYPASGVIAVTTDDGTWIAPPNRALWIPAGAGHEHRFYGPTEFHSVAFDPEKYPVELKAPTVIAVSPLLRELIITCSVPGDLPQEEVTRLEVVLIDQLRRSPEQALKLPIPRDQRLAEACALVEADLTQVWTVTELGRRVGASERTLTRLFRTDMGMTYPQWRTQIRLHHALRLLAEDRPVTYVAHQCGWGTPSAFIDVYRRILGQTPGTYAAPVTR; encoded by the coding sequence GTGTTGATTAGCCGCCATCTCACCGGAGTGATGTCGCTGAGCGGCGGGCAGCGCATCGACCGCCACTGGCACGAGGTACATCAGATTGTGTATCCAGCCTCCGGTGTCATCGCAGTGACGACGGACGACGGCACCTGGATCGCACCCCCGAACCGCGCGCTGTGGATACCCGCCGGCGCCGGTCACGAACATCGCTTTTACGGCCCCACCGAGTTCCATTCCGTGGCCTTCGATCCGGAGAAATACCCGGTGGAACTGAAAGCTCCGACTGTCATCGCGGTGTCCCCGCTACTGCGGGAGCTGATCATCACGTGTTCGGTTCCCGGCGACCTGCCCCAGGAGGAGGTCACGCGGCTGGAGGTAGTACTCATCGACCAGCTGCGGCGCAGCCCGGAGCAGGCGCTGAAGTTGCCCATCCCGCGTGATCAGCGGCTGGCCGAGGCGTGTGCGCTGGTGGAGGCCGACCTGACACAGGTGTGGACCGTGACCGAACTGGGGCGGCGGGTAGGTGCCAGTGAGCGCACGCTGACCCGGTTGTTCCGCACCGACATGGGCATGACGTACCCGCAGTGGCGCACCCAGATCCGTCTTCATCACGCGTTGCGACTGCTCGCGGAGGATCGGCCCGTCACCTACGTCGCGCACCAGTGCGGTTGGGGCACACCGAGTGCGTTCATCGACGTATACCGGCGCATCCTCGGGCAGACACCGGGAACCTACGCCGCACCCGTCACGCGCTGA
- the glgA gene encoding glycogen synthase, which translates to MTEGLHARDSSPTRVAMMTREYPPEVYGGAGVHVTELVAQLRTLCDVEVHCMGAPREGAFVHRPDPALDGANPALTTLSADLVMAAAAAGASVVHSHTWYTGLAGHLAKLLHGIPHVLTAHSLEPRRPWKAEQLGGGYRVSSWVEHTAIHAADAVIAVSSGMREDIIATYPDLDPSRIHVVRNGIDTTTWYPVDPAEAIAQPGSVLAELGVDLDRPIAVFVGRITRQKGLAHLVSAAHRFSPEVQLILCAGEPDTPEIAEQITGAVTELAAARPGVHWIREFLPIPKLREILSAATVFVCPSIYEPLGIVNLEAMACGTAVVGSRVGGIPEVVIDGVTGALVAYESSEAAAFEAGLADAVNALVADPARATEFGNAGRARCIEEFSWAHIADMTLQIYQKVCG; encoded by the coding sequence ATGACGGAGGGTCTTCACGCGCGCGACTCATCCCCGACGCGGGTGGCAATGATGACGCGGGAGTACCCACCCGAGGTGTATGGCGGGGCCGGTGTTCACGTCACCGAGCTGGTGGCTCAGCTGCGCACACTGTGCGATGTCGAGGTGCACTGCATGGGCGCACCCCGCGAGGGCGCCTTCGTGCACCGGCCCGACCCCGCGCTGGATGGTGCCAATCCCGCCTTGACGACCTTGTCGGCCGATCTGGTGATGGCCGCAGCGGCGGCCGGCGCATCGGTGGTGCATTCACACACCTGGTACACGGGTCTGGCGGGACATCTGGCCAAGCTGCTGCACGGCATCCCACACGTTTTGACCGCACATTCCCTGGAGCCACGTCGCCCGTGGAAGGCCGAACAGCTCGGCGGCGGGTACCGGGTGTCCTCGTGGGTGGAACACACCGCGATACACGCCGCTGACGCCGTCATCGCGGTCAGCAGCGGGATGCGCGAAGACATCATCGCGACCTATCCCGATTTGGACCCAAGTCGGATCCATGTGGTGCGCAACGGAATCGACACCACCACCTGGTACCCGGTTGATCCAGCCGAGGCGATCGCCCAACCGGGCTCGGTTCTCGCCGAACTCGGCGTGGATCTGGACCGCCCGATTGCCGTGTTCGTCGGCCGCATCACCCGGCAAAAGGGTCTCGCGCACCTGGTGTCCGCGGCACACCGCTTCTCCCCCGAGGTGCAGTTGATCTTGTGCGCCGGAGAGCCGGACACTCCCGAGATCGCCGAGCAGATCACCGGTGCCGTGACCGAGTTAGCCGCGGCACGGCCCGGAGTGCACTGGATACGCGAGTTCCTCCCCATCCCCAAACTGCGAGAAATACTTTCCGCGGCAACGGTGTTTGTATGCCCGTCGATCTACGAACCGCTGGGCATCGTCAATCTTGAGGCCATGGCATGTGGCACAGCGGTCGTGGGATCGCGTGTCGGCGGCATCCCCGAGGTGGTGATCGACGGTGTCACCGGAGCGCTGGTGGCATACGAGAGCAGCGAAGCCGCGGCCTTCGAGGCAGGGCTCGCCGATGCGGTCAACGCGTTGGTCGCGGACCCGGCTCGCGCCACCGAGTTTGGAAATGCCGGTAGGGCGCGATGTATCGAAGAGTTCTCGTGGGCGCATATCGCGGACATGACGCTGCAGATCTATCAAAAAGTCTGCGGCTAA
- a CDS encoding HNH endonuclease: MGVSRRVRASRRRQRRVKLADNDLTDEQWLTLVKAWGGCAYCGATGTALQRDCVQAISRGGRYTLSNVVPACPSCNASKCNAEVTSWMRRKRLDESAFLRRYVEISVAG, from the coding sequence GTGGGAGTCAGTCGACGGGTGCGCGCCTCGCGGCGCCGTCAACGTCGGGTGAAGCTTGCCGACAACGACCTCACCGATGAGCAGTGGCTGACGCTCGTGAAAGCCTGGGGTGGCTGCGCCTATTGCGGCGCCACGGGAACAGCGCTGCAACGTGACTGCGTACAGGCGATCTCCCGCGGTGGCCGGTACACGCTGTCCAACGTGGTGCCGGCCTGCCCGTCCTGCAATGCGAGTAAATGCAATGCGGAGGTGACCAGCTGGATGCGACGCAAACGGCTCGACGAGAGCGCCTTCCTGCGTCGCTACGTGGAGATCTCAGTAGCAGGCTAG
- the folP gene encoding dihydropteroate synthase → MHETFCGRPVRTDRALIMAIVNRTPDSFYDRGATFTDEAAQFAVHKAVADGADVVDIGGVKAGPGENVDAEAEIARVVPFIEWVRSAHPDLLISIDTWRTEVAEKACAAGADLINDTWAGTDPELPAVAAAHGAGLVCSHTGGAVPRTRPYRVNYGTEVDGVVHAVIAEVTAAAERAVAAGVSKDSILIDPTHDFGKNTFHGLALLRHVNDLVNTGWPVLMALSNKDFIGETLGVGLTERLEGTLAATALAAAAGARMFRVHEVGPTRRTLEMVGSIVGTRPPARTVRGLA, encoded by the coding sequence GTGCATGAGACGTTTTGTGGACGGCCCGTCCGCACCGATCGTGCCCTCATCATGGCGATCGTCAACCGCACACCGGACTCCTTCTACGACCGAGGTGCCACCTTCACCGACGAAGCCGCCCAGTTCGCTGTGCACAAAGCGGTGGCCGACGGCGCCGATGTGGTGGACATCGGCGGCGTCAAGGCCGGCCCGGGCGAGAACGTCGACGCGGAGGCCGAGATAGCGCGGGTGGTGCCCTTCATCGAATGGGTGCGCAGTGCTCATCCTGACCTGCTGATCAGCATCGACACCTGGCGTACCGAGGTTGCGGAGAAGGCCTGCGCGGCAGGCGCCGATCTCATCAATGACACCTGGGCCGGCACCGATCCCGAGCTACCGGCGGTGGCGGCTGCCCATGGCGCCGGACTGGTTTGCTCACATACCGGTGGCGCGGTGCCGCGTACCCGGCCCTATCGGGTGAACTACGGGACCGAGGTGGACGGTGTCGTCCATGCGGTCATCGCCGAGGTGACCGCGGCCGCCGAACGCGCGGTGGCTGCGGGGGTGTCGAAGGACTCGATTCTGATCGATCCGACGCATGACTTCGGCAAAAATACCTTCCACGGGCTCGCTTTGTTGCGCCACGTAAACGATCTCGTTAATACCGGGTGGCCGGTGCTGATGGCATTGAGCAACAAGGATTTCATCGGGGAGACTCTTGGTGTGGGACTGACGGAACGACTCGAAGGCACTCTCGCCGCCACCGCGCTGGCGGCGGCGGCCGGTGCCCGCATGTTCCGGGTGCATGAAGTCGGCCCCACACGCCGCACGCTGGAAATGGTGGGCTCCATCGTCGGAACCCGCCCGCCGGCGCGAACAGTGAGGGGGTTGGCATGA
- a CDS encoding TIGR03564 family F420-dependent LLM class oxidoreductase: MKLGVAIGRPLSVQTDTNLVDAFLAHGRKVTDAGVRTLWLGQMYHYDAITVAAVIGQAIPPEKLSTVGVSVIPINPRHPIEVSAAAQTAQAASHGRFQLGLGLGAPVIEGPSYGLHVDKPIRRLREYLTTLRQLLDTGTADFHGETLTVAPRFTTAQPGGENIPVLVAAMAPQALRVTGELADGTIPLHAGPRALSREIVPVIDAAAERAGRPRPRVIAGVAVVVTSDAARVRALAIEDMAFYESIPSYRKVLDAEGVRHTGELAIIGDEEHVAGELRRYFDAGATEVFASHTELGGPKDEARTLALLGELSRGN; the protein is encoded by the coding sequence GTGAAACTCGGAGTGGCGATCGGCCGACCTCTCAGCGTTCAGACCGACACCAACCTGGTCGATGCGTTCCTCGCGCACGGGCGCAAAGTCACCGATGCCGGCGTCCGGACGCTGTGGCTGGGGCAGATGTATCACTATGACGCGATCACCGTGGCCGCGGTGATCGGGCAGGCGATACCCCCGGAAAAGCTCAGCACTGTGGGGGTTTCGGTGATTCCCATCAACCCGCGTCACCCCATCGAGGTATCGGCGGCCGCGCAGACCGCCCAGGCCGCCAGCCACGGGAGATTTCAACTCGGGCTGGGGCTCGGCGCGCCGGTAATCGAGGGGCCGAGCTATGGCCTGCACGTGGACAAGCCGATACGCCGCCTACGTGAGTACCTCACCACGCTCCGGCAGCTGCTCGACACCGGAACTGCTGATTTTCACGGTGAGACCCTCACGGTCGCACCGAGATTCACCACGGCGCAGCCAGGCGGCGAGAACATCCCCGTGTTGGTCGCGGCCATGGCCCCACAAGCGCTGCGGGTCACCGGTGAGCTGGCCGACGGCACGATTCCGCTGCATGCCGGTCCGCGAGCGCTCAGCCGGGAGATCGTTCCCGTCATCGATGCGGCCGCCGAGCGGGCCGGGCGGCCACGTCCGCGTGTCATCGCCGGTGTCGCCGTCGTCGTCACCTCCGATGCGGCACGGGTCCGGGCGCTTGCCATCGAGGACATGGCGTTCTACGAGAGCATCCCGTCGTATCGGAAAGTGCTTGATGCTGAGGGGGTTCGGCATACCGGCGAGTTGGCGATCATCGGCGACGAGGAACATGTGGCCGGCGAGCTGCGGCGATACTTCGATGCGGGAGCCACCGAAGTGTTCGCAAGCCACACCGAGTTGGGCGGACCGAAAGACGAGGCGCGCACGCTGGCACTACTGGGTGAGCTGTCCCGCGGGAATTGA
- a CDS encoding LOG family protein: MSLSVCVYCASGPRHPELLDLATRLGTAIAERGWTLVSGGGNVSAMGAVAQAARAAGGRTIGVIPKTLVHREVADTDADELVVTTTMRERKQIMEDRSDAFIALPGGIGTLEEVFETWTAGYLGLHQKPVVLLDPDGHYTGLLRWLDELQDKGYVAAHARDRLLVHTDIAAALDACRPTD, from the coding sequence ATGAGCTTGTCGGTCTGTGTGTACTGCGCGTCGGGCCCCCGCCACCCGGAACTGCTGGATCTAGCCACTCGTCTGGGCACCGCCATCGCCGAACGCGGATGGACGCTGGTGTCCGGGGGCGGCAACGTCTCGGCCATGGGCGCCGTGGCGCAGGCGGCGCGAGCCGCCGGCGGACGCACCATCGGGGTCATCCCCAAGACACTCGTGCATCGAGAGGTCGCCGATACCGACGCCGATGAGCTCGTCGTCACCACCACCATGCGCGAACGCAAGCAGATCATGGAGGACCGGTCCGACGCCTTCATCGCCCTGCCCGGCGGGATCGGCACTCTGGAAGAGGTTTTCGAGACCTGGACCGCCGGCTACCTGGGGTTGCACCAGAAGCCGGTGGTATTGCTGGACCCCGACGGTCACTACACGGGGCTGCTGCGCTGGCTCGATGAACTCCAGGACAAGGGCTACGTGGCTGCACACGCGCGGGACAGGCTGCTGGTGCACACCGATATCGCCGCCGCCCTCGACGCATGCAGGCCAACGGATTGA
- a CDS encoding LOG family protein yields the protein MPESTEPQLHGPVQLRRDRCENTTADQRLLDTRDTTTWTHTDPWRVLRIQGEFVEGFDALAETPKAVTVFGSARTKPDSPEYQLGRELGVALVKAGYAVITGGGPGAMEAANRGASESGGYSVGLGIELPFEQGLNEWVDLGINFRYFFVRKTMFVKYAQAFVCLPGGFGTLDELFEALTLVQTRKVTRFPIILLGTEYWSGLLDWIRGTMLPAGKIGEQDIALLSVTDSVDEAVEAIVQAEAVNGKGSHR from the coding sequence GTGCCAGAAAGTACCGAACCTCAACTGCACGGACCGGTTCAACTGCGTCGTGATCGGTGTGAGAACACCACCGCCGATCAACGTCTGTTGGACACCCGCGACACCACCACCTGGACGCACACCGACCCGTGGCGCGTGCTGCGTATTCAGGGTGAGTTCGTGGAGGGATTCGATGCACTCGCGGAAACCCCCAAAGCGGTAACGGTTTTCGGCTCGGCCAGAACAAAGCCGGACTCACCCGAGTACCAGCTCGGGCGGGAGCTGGGTGTCGCCCTGGTCAAGGCGGGGTATGCCGTCATCACCGGCGGCGGACCGGGCGCCATGGAGGCCGCGAACCGTGGTGCGAGCGAATCGGGGGGCTACTCGGTGGGCCTGGGCATCGAGCTGCCGTTCGAGCAGGGCCTCAACGAATGGGTGGACCTGGGCATAAACTTCCGCTACTTCTTCGTCCGCAAAACCATGTTCGTCAAGTACGCGCAGGCCTTCGTGTGTCTGCCCGGTGGATTCGGCACCCTGGACGAACTCTTCGAGGCGCTCACCCTGGTGCAGACCCGCAAGGTCACACGGTTCCCGATCATCCTGCTCGGTACCGAGTACTGGTCGGGCCTGCTCGACTGGATCCGCGGGACGATGCTGCCCGCGGGCAAGATCGGTGAGCAGGACATCGCACTGCTCTCGGTCACCGACAGCGTCGACGAGGCGGTGGAGGCCATCGTGCAGGCTGAGGCGGTCAACGGGAAGGGAAGTCACCGATGA
- the fadD6 gene encoding long-chain-acyl-CoA synthetase FadD6, with the protein MSASSAIPSNPRDRVHLTEVLAQLPGMAWDLPILARGIISGVKSNPKGRWSIGALFAERAAKHADRVFLRFEGTDITYAQANATANRYAATLASHGVGRGDVVGIMLRNSPQTVLLMLATVKLGAIAGMLNYNQRGHVLAHSIGLLDSKLLISEADFVEPINESGANVISLLTGDELDRASVLAPTTNPAATDAVMTKDRAFYIFTSGTTGLPKASVMTHYRWLRGMSGVGDMALRLRPNDVLYSCLPLYHNNALTLAVSTTINAGATLAIGKSFSVSRFWDEVIASRATAFIYIGELCRYLLNQPPKPTDRQHKVRVIIGNGLRPELWGEFTHRFGIKRVCEFYSASESNTAFVNALNIDRTVGICPMPIAYVKYDIETGEPLRNSKGHLTKVGAGEAGLLISKVTNLAPFDGYTDPTASEKKLVRDAFKKGDTWFNTGDLMRNLGWGHAAFGDRLGDTFRWKGENVATTEVEGALDHADAIEEATVFGVEVPGTDGRAGMTAIKLHDGAEFDPKALSDIVYQYLPAYAMPLFVRIVDTLEHTTTFKSRKVELREQAYGEAVTDPLYVLAGRAEGYVPFYPEYAGEVAGGQRPKA; encoded by the coding sequence ATGTCCGCAAGCAGCGCCATTCCGTCGAATCCCCGGGATCGGGTTCACCTGACCGAGGTATTGGCGCAGCTGCCGGGCATGGCCTGGGACCTGCCGATTCTGGCGCGCGGCATCATCAGCGGTGTCAAGTCCAACCCCAAGGGACGTTGGTCGATCGGCGCGCTCTTCGCCGAGCGCGCCGCCAAGCACGCAGACCGCGTCTTCCTGCGGTTCGAGGGCACCGACATCACCTACGCGCAGGCGAACGCCACCGCCAACCGGTACGCCGCCACGCTGGCCTCGCACGGCGTGGGCCGCGGTGACGTCGTCGGCATCATGCTGCGCAACTCGCCGCAGACCGTGCTGCTGATGCTCGCCACCGTGAAGCTCGGTGCCATCGCCGGAATGCTCAACTACAACCAGCGCGGACACGTCCTGGCACACAGCATCGGACTGCTCGACTCCAAACTGCTGATCAGTGAGGCCGACTTCGTCGAACCGATCAACGAATCCGGCGCCAACGTGATCTCCCTGCTCACCGGCGACGAGCTGGACCGGGCCTCGGTGCTCGCGCCCACCACCAATCCCGCCGCCACCGACGCGGTGATGACCAAGGACCGGGCGTTCTACATCTTCACCTCCGGAACCACCGGCCTGCCCAAAGCCAGTGTGATGACGCACTATCGGTGGCTGCGCGGCATGTCCGGAGTCGGCGACATGGCACTGCGGCTGCGTCCCAACGACGTGCTGTACAGCTGTCTGCCGCTGTACCACAACAACGCCCTGACCCTCGCGGTATCGACCACCATCAACGCCGGAGCCACACTGGCGATCGGCAAGTCATTCTCGGTCTCGCGCTTCTGGGACGAGGTCATCGCCAGCCGCGCAACCGCATTCATCTACATCGGCGAGCTGTGCCGTTACCTGCTCAACCAGCCGCCCAAGCCCACCGACCGCCAGCACAAGGTGCGCGTCATCATCGGAAACGGACTGCGGCCCGAGCTGTGGGGCGAGTTCACCCACCGTTTCGGCATCAAGCGGGTCTGCGAGTTCTACTCGGCCAGCGAGTCCAACACCGCGTTCGTCAACGCGCTCAACATCGACCGCACCGTCGGTATCTGCCCGATGCCCATCGCCTACGTCAAGTACGACATCGAGACCGGAGAACCGCTCCGCAACTCGAAAGGCCATCTGACGAAGGTCGGAGCGGGCGAGGCCGGTCTGCTGATCAGCAAGGTCACCAACCTGGCGCCGTTCGACGGGTACACCGATCCGACAGCCTCGGAGAAGAAGCTGGTGCGTGACGCCTTCAAGAAGGGCGACACCTGGTTCAACACAGGCGATCTGATGCGCAACCTGGGTTGGGGACACGCGGCCTTCGGCGACCGACTCGGTGATACCTTCCGGTGGAAGGGCGAGAACGTCGCGACCACGGAGGTGGAAGGTGCACTCGACCACGCCGACGCCATCGAGGAGGCCACGGTGTTCGGCGTCGAGGTTCCGGGTACGGACGGCCGCGCCGGCATGACCGCCATCAAGCTGCACGACGGTGCCGAGTTCGATCCAAAGGCATTGAGCGACATCGTGTACCAGTACCTGCCCGCCTATGCGATGCCGCTTTTCGTCAGGATCGTGGACACCCTGGAGCACACCACCACCTTCAAGAGCCGCAAGGTGGAGCTGCGTGAGCAGGCATACGGGGAGGCCGTGACCGATCCGCTGTACGTGCTCGCCGGTCGCGCCGAGGGCTATGTCCCGTTCTACCCGGAGTACGCCGGCGAGGTTGCGGGCGGCCAGCGTCCCAAGGCATAG
- a CDS encoding pyridoxamine 5'-phosphate oxidase family protein, whose product MTSWQEFTELAPNIADVFTRRHTATHNLCFLSTLRRSGAPRISPMEPRIFEGRLIVGGMPATAKLADLARDPRFELHTATTDTRISQGDAKVWGTVHDEQDLDLHAAFAEHLYATIGFDLRGRRFAPFYVADIEGASAVRLDDDHMIVTVWSATEGEREVPKT is encoded by the coding sequence ATGACCTCCTGGCAAGAGTTCACCGAGCTGGCTCCGAACATCGCCGACGTCTTCACCCGCCGCCACACCGCGACGCACAATCTGTGTTTTCTCTCGACGCTGCGCCGCAGTGGCGCCCCGCGGATCAGCCCGATGGAACCCCGAATCTTCGAGGGCAGGCTGATCGTCGGCGGCATGCCCGCCACCGCCAAGCTCGCGGACCTTGCCCGCGACCCTCGCTTCGAGCTGCACACGGCCACCACCGACACCCGCATCAGCCAGGGTGACGCCAAGGTCTGGGGCACCGTGCACGACGAGCAGGATCTCGACCTGCACGCCGCGTTCGCCGAGCATCTCTACGCCACAATCGGATTCGATCTGCGCGGGCGCCGCTTCGCGCCGTTCTACGTCGCGGACATCGAGGGAGCCTCCGCCGTGCGACTCGACGACGACCACATGATCGTCACCGTCTGGTCCGCCACCGAAGGTGAGCGCGAGGTCCCGAAGACCTGA
- a CDS encoding glucosyl-3-phosphoglycerate synthase, with the protein MTHQLDGVVGIDPSWLETHSWNRPDWTVEQLIAAKKGRTVSVVLPALNEQETVAAVVDTISPLLGGLVDELIVLDSGSTDDTAIRAVAAGARVVSREQALPEVPPNPGKGEVLWRSVAATTGDVIAFVDSDLIDPDPMFVPHLLGPLLLGQGVHLVKGFYRRPLKVSGSEDANGGGRVTELVARPMLAALRPELSCVVQPLGGEYAGTRELLSSVPFAPGYGVEIGLLIDTYDRLGLNAIAQVNLGVRSHRNRPLVELGVMSRQVMASMLSRCGIPDSGVGITQFFADGDGFTPRSSTVSLEDRPPMNTLR; encoded by the coding sequence ATGACCCATCAACTAGACGGAGTAGTCGGTATCGATCCGAGCTGGCTGGAAACGCACAGTTGGAATCGGCCCGATTGGACCGTCGAGCAGCTCATCGCCGCGAAGAAGGGCCGCACCGTTTCGGTGGTCCTGCCCGCGCTCAACGAGCAGGAGACGGTCGCCGCGGTCGTCGACACCATCAGCCCGCTGCTGGGCGGTCTGGTGGACGAGCTGATCGTCCTCGACTCGGGCTCCACCGATGACACCGCGATCCGGGCCGTGGCCGCGGGTGCGCGCGTGGTCAGCCGCGAACAGGCGCTGCCTGAGGTGCCGCCCAATCCGGGCAAGGGCGAAGTGCTGTGGCGGTCGGTGGCCGCGACCACCGGCGACGTGATCGCCTTCGTCGACTCCGATCTGATCGACCCCGATCCGATGTTCGTGCCGCACCTGCTCGGCCCGCTGTTGTTGGGTCAGGGTGTCCACTTGGTCAAGGGCTTCTACCGGCGTCCGCTCAAGGTCAGCGGCTCCGAGGATGCCAATGGTGGTGGGCGGGTGACCGAATTGGTGGCCCGGCCCATGCTCGCCGCACTCCGGCCCGAGCTGAGTTGCGTGGTGCAGCCGCTGGGCGGTGAGTACGCCGGCACCCGGGAGCTGCTGTCGTCAGTGCCCTTCGCACCCGGATACGGCGTCGAGATCGGTCTACTGATCGACACGTACGACCGCCTGGGACTCAATGCCATCGCCCAGGTGAACCTGGGTGTGCGCAGCCACCGCAACCGGCCGCTGGTCGAGCTCGGGGTGATGAGTCGTCAGGTGATGGCCAGCATGCTGTCGCGGTGCGGGATTCCCGACTCAGGAGTGGGCATCACCCAGTTCTTCGCCGACGGCGACGGGTTCACGCCGCGCAGCTCCACGGTGTCGCTGGAGGATCGTCCACCGATGAACACCCTGCGCTGA
- a CDS encoding DUF3117 domain-containing protein, producing the protein MAAMKPRTGDGPLEATKEGRGIVMRVPLEGGGRLVVELTPDEAAALGDELKNVTS; encoded by the coding sequence ATGGCGGCCATGAAGCCCCGAACCGGCGACGGTCCTCTCGAGGCTACGAAAGAGGGGCGCGGGATCGTTATGCGCGTGCCACTGGAAGGTGGCGGTCGCCTGGTGGTCGAGCTGACCCCCGATGAGGCTGCCGCACTCGGCGACGAACTCAAGAACGTCACCAGCTAG
- a CDS encoding DivIVA domain-containing protein — MTFALTYLLVLVAVAAVLFVLGSILFGRGEELPALPKGTTATVLPADDVAGADVDAVKFSLVFRGYKASEVDWVLDRLARQIDELRAELDEVRGARPGIEANAE; from the coding sequence GTGACGTTCGCACTGACGTATCTGCTGGTTCTCGTCGCGGTGGCCGCCGTGCTGTTCGTGCTGGGCTCGATACTCTTCGGCCGCGGGGAGGAGTTGCCTGCGCTGCCCAAGGGCACCACCGCGACAGTCCTGCCCGCCGATGACGTGGCCGGTGCCGATGTGGATGCCGTCAAGTTCTCGTTGGTGTTCCGCGGGTACAAGGCCAGCGAGGTCGACTGGGTGTTGGACCGGCTTGCCCGCCAGATCGACGAGCTGCGTGCCGAGCTCGACGAGGTGCGGGGCGCCCGGCCCGGTATCGAAGCCAATGCCGAATAA